A single genomic interval of Anopheles marshallii chromosome 2, idAnoMarsDA_429_01, whole genome shotgun sequence harbors:
- the LOC128708833 gene encoding uncharacterized protein LOC128708833 — MSKFLTLRRPTTISKLAPLVPQHPDALPREIVPQWAELLPSSKLPNRCCPVHAKQFSKGPLAHSCWAYPACHGFDLQDPCIRIAQKDYHLLHDKHLHQFWSGSLKKNLKFRGLIDGDGRVLCTLQEHNEFRNFHFLHYRLQLQNLLHQMNSEKANISHCMKIQTLMKNAADFCEKLAIRRSRAGTIYSNKMNRWKISIENYEQKTLNIKKNVEMKKQQKIAEGHQHDLKNKQRYDELLALRKRKKLILKRKLRERNDVLRQRLINHKNRSQEVKTRMQIERFRMHYLAYLKERNENRQYLESFLTQMQHKVRDRKDMYERKHKQLEEELVRRKTRNLARKYNRRSKAMLVKALLKECKKKLLTKSSARTASMEHERMERAIDAAYAIHTTISPTTSSAQIIDTASQFIMDLHDAPIEPLPQDSLIRGYVVDRLRDMTHQIVQKAVQQACVLIEQVAVRKFESLNMEERPVRSSLSNQGSISRQASFQARSERNQSRVSMGPASIVEQYETENLSLKKCKNRPPTPVTSVTSLVEHTLHQSKEERISISALEVSTETTLDILRRIQSESYPLIHVMHSQRRYLETHLLKYRMILQPYVDQRVLAGIDLDRSAIKRTVEVADSEPTDKEAILQLTANALLQFPDSNHQYAIALFDSVNFLSQQAIRKIEQILNAP; from the exons ATGTCGAAATTTTTAACTCTGCGTCGTCCGACGACGATATCTAAATTAGCTCCACTAGTTCCACAACATCCGGACGCGCTTCCTCGCGAAATCGTACCACAATGGGCTGAATTGCTACCATCGTCGAAACTTCCCAACCGTTGCTGTCCAGTGCATGCGAAACAGTTTTCAAAAGGACCTTTGGCACATTCTTGCTGGGCGTATCCGGCCTGCCATGGATTCGATCTACAGGATCCTTGCATACGAATTGCCCAAAAGGACTATCACCTGTTACATGATAAGCATCTGCATCAGTTTTGGAGTGGATCACTTAAGAAG AATTTGAAATTTCGTGGCCTAATCGATGGAGACGGAAGAGTGCTGTGCACACTACAGGAGCACAATGAGTTTCGAAACTTCCACTTCCTGCATTATCGTTTGCAGTTGCAAAACCTTCTCCATCAAATG AACAGTGAAAAAGCAAATATATCTCACTGCATGAAAATACAAACTCTTATGAAAAATGCTGCAGACTTTTGTGAAAAATTAGCCATCAGGCGCAGTCGGGCTGGTACAATTTATAGCAACAAAATGAATCG ATGGAAAATATCAATAGAAAACTACGAACAGAAAACTTTGAACATAAAGAAGAACGTAGAGAtgaaaaagcaacagaaaataGCCGAAGGGCATCAGCACGATTTGAAAAACAAGCAACGCTATGATGAACTGTTAGCTCTTCGTAAGAG aaaaaaattaatactTAAGAGAAAACTGCGAGAACGGAACGATGTACTGCGACAGCGGTTGATTAACCACAAGAACAGAAGTCAAGAGGTAAAAACTAGAATG CAAATTGAACGTTTTCGAATGCACTACCTCGCGTACCTAAAGGAACGGAATGAAAATCGACAGTACTTGGAATCGTTTCTCACGCAAATGCAACATAAGGTCCGGGACAGAAAGGACATGTACGAGCGAAAGCACAAACAACTGGAAGAAGAACTGGTGCGAAGGAAAACGAGAAATCTGGCAAGGAAATATAACCGTCGAAGCAAAGCCATGCTGGTAAAAGCCCTCCTAAAGGAGTGTAAGAAAAAGCTCTTGACTAAGTCATCGGCCAGGACCGCTTCAATGGAACATGAAAGGATGGAGCGTGCGATCGATGCGGCCTATGCCATTCATACTACGATCAGTCCTACGACCAGCAGTGCGCAGATAATCGACACAGCCAGCCAGTTCATAATGGATCTACATGATGCACCTATAGAACCCTTGCCGCAGGATTCGCTCATCAGGGGCTATGTGGTCGATCGGCTCCGTGATATGACGCATCAGATTGTGCAAAAAGCTGTCCAACAAGCTTGCGTGCTCATCGAGCAGGTGGCTGTCAGAAAGTTCGAATCGCTTAACATGGAAGAGCGACCGGTAAGATCGTCACTCTCCAACCAAGGAAGCATTTCTAGGCAGGCTTCCTTTCAAGCCCGGTCCGAGCGCAATCAATCGAGGGTGTCCATGGGACCGGCTTCCATCGTAGAGCAGTACGAAACCGAAAACCTCTCAttgaaaaaatgcaaaaaccgACCTCCTACACCGGTTACCTCGGTAACGTCGCTTGTGGAACACACTCTGCACCAATCGAAAGAGGAACGAATTAGCATCAGTGCGCTAGAAGTAAGTACCGAAACGACCTTGGACATTTTGCggcgtatccaatccgagtcCTACCCACTCATACATGTAATGCACAGTCAGCGGCGCTATTTGGAAACTCATCTGTTGAAATATCGCATGATCTTACAACCGTACGTAGATCAGCGCGTATTGGCCGGCATCGATCTCGACCGGTCAGCTATCAAGCGCACCGTCGAAGTTGCTGATAGCGAGCCAACCGACAAGGAGGCAATCCTACAACTAACAGCAAACGCTCTGTTGCAGTTTCCGGACAGCAATCATCAATACGCTATCGCTCTCTTTGATTCGGTGAATTTCCTATCGCAGCAAGCGATTAGAAAAATTGAGCAAATACTGAACGCACCATAA
- the LOC128718530 gene encoding uncharacterized protein LOC128718530, protein MGSLVSRNVPANMSGTVAEFVKSAIVKDKVVIFSKTYCPYCTMAKEPFKKLNQEYACYELDKRNDGDEMQSVLGELTGGRTVPRVFIDGNFVGGGTDIKKMYDDGRLQKMLA, encoded by the exons ATGGGTTCATTGGTTAGTCGAAACGTTCCAGCAAACATGAGCGGTACCGTAGCGGAATTTGTAAAAAGTGCTATCGTGAAGGATAAGGTGGTAATCTTTTCCAAGACCTACTGCCCGTACTGTACCATGGCAAAGGAG CCCTTCAAGAAGCTGAACCAAGAATACGCTTGTTACGAGCTggacaaacgaaacgatggcGATGAGATGCAATCTGTGCTGGGCGAGCTGACCGGTGGAAGGACG GTTCCAAGAGTGTTTATCGATGGCAACTTCGTCGGCGGCGGGACAGACATCAAGAAGATGTACGACGATGGTCGGTTACAAAAAATGTTGGCCTAA
- the LOC128718928 gene encoding RNA-binding protein lark, with protein sequence MSKAVKIDPSSESSRELPPGTFKLFIGNVDEKTQPSELRPLFEKYGTVVECDVVKNFGFVHMENEDQGREAIQHLNGYVIGGQPIKVEAARSRRAPNANTTKIFVGNLTDKTRAPQVRELFQKFGAVVECDIVRNYGFVHLDPTGDVNDAIRELNGMMVDGQPMKVQVSTSRVRPKPGMGDPEQCYRCGRAGHWSKECPRLIWAERGFRERSMYARDPYPPPPPPPFLRDRIMDGFRDTFDYYDRYEDPRDLFERRYGIRGRDFPPIRREPMPPIPPLMRRSVTESSRSSSSYEAIFSRRTPPPTSRNGSSSISRFGVYEDFSRDSFDDRRGLRGPSPTHRYAPY encoded by the exons ATGAGCAAAGCCGTCAAAATAGATCCATCAAGCGAAAGCAGCCGGGAACTGCCGCCCGGTACGTTCAAGCTCTTCATCGGCAATGTCGACGAGAAGACGCAGCCGTCCGAACTGCGGCCACTGTTCGAAAAATACGGTACGGTCGTCGAATGCGATGTGGTGAAGAATTTCGGCTTCGTCCACATGGAAAACGAAGATCAGGGCCGCGAGGCGATACAGCATCTGAACGGGTACGTGATCGGCGGTCAACCGATAAAAGTGGAGGCGGCCAGAAGCCGCCGGGCACCGAACGCCAACACGACGAAAATTTTCGTCGGTAACCTCACGGACAAAACGCGCGCACCGCAGGTACGCGAACTGTTTCAAAAGTTCGGTGCCGTCGTCGAGTGCGATATCGTGCGGAACTATGGCTTCGTGCATCTCGATCCGACCGGGGACGTGAACGATGCGATCCGGGAACTGAACGGCATGATGGTGGACGGCCAACCGATGAAGGTACAGGTGTCCACCAGCCGTGTCCGGCCGAAGCCCGGTATGGGCGATCCGGAACAGTGCTACCGGTGCGGTCGTGCCGGCCACTGGTCGAAGGAGTGTCCGCGTCTAATCTGGGCCGAACGTGGCTTCCGCGAACGCAGCATGTACGCCCGGGATCCGTATccgccgccgccaccgccGCCATTCCTTCGCGATCGTATTATGGACGGATTTAGG GACACGTTTGATTACTATGACCGCTACGAAGATCCGCGCGACCTGTTCGAAAGGCGGTACGGTATCCGGGGCCGTGACTTTCCCCCCATAAGACGCGAACCAATGCCACCGATACCGCCACTGATGAGGCGTAGCGTAACGGAGAGCAgtcgtagcagcagcagctacgaAGCCATCTTTAGCCGGCGTACGCCACCGCCGACCAGTCGGAATGGAAGCAGCAGCATAAGCCGCTTCGGTGTGTACGAAGACTTTAGCCGGGATTCGTTCGATGATAGGCGCGGTCTGCGTGGACCGTCGCCAACCCATCGGTACGCACCGTACTGA
- the LOC128719650 gene encoding group XIIA secretory phospholipase A2 translates to MQIPYMKVAIYSLTFLTYAYTGYGSNMIANLRDAIIAAEAVFGDVMKNVLHVAKKFKVVHEVFDAAVEENCVYKCPGDVTPTRNKFYIPQSDGCGSLGMKISTEYLPAVEMEQCCNAHDICYDTCNSDKELCDLDFKRCLYRYCDDYEKNVVGDIVVKGCKAAAKMLFTGTLTLGCKSYLDSQQRCCYCPPERAEGPKPSEAKYNEPKGTKDYGKERDKGKEKNKYGWKEL, encoded by the exons ATGCAAATTCCATACATGAAAGTGGCGATCTATTCGCTTACCTTCCTAACGTACGCGTATACCGGCTACGGTTCGAATATGATAGCGAATCTGCGCGATGCCATTATAGCGGCCGAAGCCGTCTTTGGCGATGTGATGAAAAACGTGTTACATGTGGCGAAGAAATTTAAAGTCGTCCACGAAGTGTTTGATGCGGCGGTAGAGGAGAACTGTGTGTATAAATGTCCTGGCG ATGTAACACCCACGCGCAATAAGTTCTACATACCGCAATCGGATGGATGCGGATCTCTGGGGATGAAAATCAGTACCGAGTACCTGCCAGCGGTAGAGATGGAACAGTGTTGCAATGCACATGATATCTGTTACGATACGTGCAACAGCGACAAGGAGCTGTGCGATTTAGACTTCAAACGCTGCCTATACCGGTACTGTGATGACTACGAGAAGAATGTTGTAGGCGATATTGTGGTCAAAG GTTGTAAGGCTGCCGCAAAGATGCTCTTCACCGGTACGCTTACCTTGGGCTGCAAATCATACCTGGATTCACAGCAACGATGCTGCTATTGTCCACCGGAAAGGGCAGAAGGACCTAAACCaagtgaagcaaaatataACGAACCGAAGGGAACAAAGGACTACGGAAAGGAACGGGacaaagggaaggaaaagaacaaaTACGGCTGGAAGGAGCTGTAG